Proteins encoded together in one Thalassotalea crassostreae window:
- a CDS encoding family 16 glycosylhydrolase, whose product MMFNPFNLITTTKALVQKTALSLSIVAIATTSATAGWSLEWIDRFDGDSVNWDNWTAQIQANYNNEVQCYTNDDSSANKNYHVENGVLKIIARKQQINCPGLGGAAKSWTSGRLNSKDKAEFLYGRIEARIKFNNLEGGTWPAFWALENRIAEHPKKNDNDFSHWPTPGAGEIDIWEWFSNVPNTYITNFFNTNSCGSEVRYNYPGGASDVLQWHRYAMEWDENSVKFFIDDILVTSQDISACAQYKEPMFVLINVAMGGNLGGSIDPNLTMATMEVDYVAHCQKDSTNSATYCDESLTLNEEDEISNDQDNDGVEDDADNCPNTPANSNVDADGCVIADRPNEAPVAAASVASDEIIPGKNVQLSADGSTDPENDVLFYAWQQASGTNVELLNHTSVSPTFKAPEVNNEETLVFQLEVSDGNLTDTTAVSVIIPASQSDDSVESTDNTVNENNNSGSSSGSLSFMLLLSAGLLLLNKNRILKL is encoded by the coding sequence ATGATGTTTAATCCATTTAACTTAATAACAACAACTAAAGCACTCGTACAGAAAACGGCGTTAAGTCTTTCTATCGTAGCAATAGCTACAACATCTGCAACCGCTGGTTGGTCACTTGAGTGGATTGATAGATTTGATGGTGATTCAGTTAACTGGGATAACTGGACCGCTCAGATACAAGCGAACTATAACAACGAAGTTCAGTGTTATACCAATGACGACAGCAGCGCTAACAAAAATTATCATGTTGAAAATGGCGTTCTAAAAATCATTGCTCGTAAACAACAGATTAATTGTCCGGGACTTGGCGGAGCAGCTAAAAGCTGGACTTCCGGCCGATTGAACAGTAAAGATAAAGCAGAGTTTTTATATGGTCGTATCGAAGCTAGGATCAAGTTTAATAATTTAGAAGGCGGCACTTGGCCAGCGTTTTGGGCATTAGAAAATCGAATTGCAGAACATCCTAAGAAAAACGACAATGACTTTAGTCACTGGCCGACTCCAGGTGCCGGTGAAATTGATATTTGGGAATGGTTTTCGAACGTTCCGAATACTTACATTACTAATTTTTTCAACACCAATAGCTGTGGTAGCGAGGTAAGATATAACTACCCAGGTGGTGCAAGTGATGTGTTGCAATGGCATCGATATGCTATGGAATGGGACGAAAACAGCGTCAAATTTTTCATTGATGACATTCTAGTCACATCGCAAGACATAAGCGCCTGTGCACAATACAAAGAACCAATGTTTGTATTAATCAACGTAGCGATGGGTGGTAACCTAGGCGGTTCAATTGACCCTAATTTAACCATGGCAACGATGGAGGTTGATTATGTAGCGCACTGTCAAAAAGATTCAACTAACAGCGCTACATACTGTGATGAGTCTTTAACGCTTAATGAAGAAGATGAAATTTCCAATGACCAAGATAACGATGGTGTTGAGGACGACGCTGATAACTGCCCAAACACGCCAGCAAATAGTAACGTTGACGCTGACGGCTGTGTAATAGCAGATCGACCAAATGAAGCACCCGTGGCTGCGGCAAGCGTAGCTAGTGACGAAATAATACCAGGCAAAAATGTACAATTATCAGCTGATGGATCAACAGATCCTGAAAACGACGTACTGTTTTATGCTTGGCAACAAGCATCTGGTACGAATGTTGAATTACTAAATCACACTAGTGTTTCGCCAACCTTCAAGGCGCCTGAAGTAAATAACGAAGAAACTTTAGTCTTTCAATTAGAAGTATCAGATGGCAACTTGACAGATACCACAGCAGTTTCTGTCATTATACCGGCCTCACAAAGCGATGACTCAGTTGAAAGTACTGACAATACTGTTAATGAAAACAATAACAGCGGAAGCAGCAGTGGTAGTCTATCATTTATGTTACTCCTTTCTGCTGGTCTGTTGTTATTAAATAAAAACAGAATTTTAAAACTCTAA
- a CDS encoding glycoside hydrolase family 3 protein produces MSKMTLAQKIGQMLQVERATCTAEEVKKYHLGSVLSGAGSSPKNNTPSDWLEMIDSYWCASVESDDEHLSIPILYGVDAVHGNNNISGATIFPHNIGLGAARDSELIKKVSKVTTKEVMACGIDWVFAPNVALAQNYHWGRTYESFSHTPEIVNRYTTNIIEEMQFDFPHQGIIAGIKHWVGDGGTIHGIDQGDTILDWPSLESTHVAPFKQAIKSGAMTVMASFSSWNGDKCHGHKFLITDMLKTKLKFNGFVLSDMEAIDYLSNDIYQSIGISVNAGIDMFMLPNNWKEFIEHLHSHVELGTVEMDRIDDAVKRILSVKVHYGLFDKVRPTLRKMSNNQSFGSNEHREIAREAVRKSLVLLKNKDNILPLNKSSRILVTGKNADNLGHQCGGFTIDWQGVTGNELIKNGTSIWQGISKIAANAKHIKDVENENDYSMFDAAVVVIGEHSYAEGMGDIRNGNDLLIQSGSMVNGELNIIKPYGKTLTLADLHPEDYQTIKHLTDNNVPVITVLISGRPLIIESELSASAAFIAAWLPGSEGQGVSDVLFGTHDFQGKLSFPWPQRDENLPTYKSNQYSPSNKIKPLFEYGFGLQYKN; encoded by the coding sequence ATGAGCAAAATGACACTTGCTCAAAAAATAGGTCAGATGCTGCAGGTTGAGCGTGCAACCTGTACTGCTGAAGAAGTAAAAAAATATCATTTAGGTTCAGTTTTAAGCGGCGCCGGTTCTAGCCCTAAAAATAATACGCCAAGCGATTGGCTGGAGATGATTGATTCTTATTGGTGCGCTTCTGTTGAATCCGATGACGAACATTTGTCCATTCCCATTCTGTATGGTGTCGATGCCGTTCATGGCAATAATAATATCAGTGGTGCAACAATATTTCCCCACAATATTGGCCTAGGCGCAGCACGTGACTCTGAGCTGATTAAAAAAGTTTCAAAGGTAACAACTAAAGAGGTTATGGCCTGCGGTATAGATTGGGTATTTGCTCCCAATGTCGCCTTGGCACAAAACTATCATTGGGGTCGAACTTACGAAAGCTTTTCCCACACCCCTGAAATCGTGAATCGCTACACCACTAATATTATTGAAGAAATGCAATTTGATTTTCCTCACCAAGGTATTATCGCAGGTATTAAACATTGGGTCGGTGATGGTGGCACTATCCATGGTATTGACCAAGGCGATACCATATTAGACTGGCCGAGCTTAGAAAGCACCCATGTTGCTCCTTTTAAGCAAGCGATAAAGTCTGGTGCTATGACAGTCATGGCATCTTTTAGCAGTTGGAATGGTGATAAATGTCACGGTCACAAATTTCTCATTACCGACATGCTGAAAACGAAACTAAAATTCAACGGATTTGTGTTGTCTGACATGGAGGCAATCGATTACCTTTCCAATGATATTTACCAATCCATTGGGATTAGTGTCAACGCTGGCATTGACATGTTCATGCTACCGAATAATTGGAAAGAATTTATCGAACATTTGCACAGTCATGTCGAACTTGGCACCGTTGAGATGGATCGAATTGATGATGCGGTAAAAAGAATTCTGAGCGTTAAAGTACACTATGGGTTGTTTGATAAAGTTCGCCCAACACTGCGAAAAATGTCAAATAATCAAAGTTTTGGTAGTAATGAGCACCGCGAAATCGCGCGAGAAGCAGTAAGAAAATCGTTAGTATTACTGAAAAATAAAGACAATATTTTACCTCTAAATAAATCAAGTCGCATTTTGGTGACCGGTAAGAATGCCGATAATCTTGGTCATCAATGCGGTGGATTCACCATAGACTGGCAAGGTGTTACGGGTAACGAATTGATAAAAAATGGCACGTCAATTTGGCAAGGGATCAGTAAGATTGCAGCGAACGCTAAACATATAAAAGATGTTGAAAACGAGAACGACTATTCAATGTTTGATGCCGCTGTCGTTGTAATCGGTGAGCACTCTTATGCCGAAGGCATGGGAGACATCCGCAATGGTAACGACCTTTTAATCCAATCTGGTTCGATGGTTAATGGTGAGCTAAATATCATAAAACCCTATGGAAAAACGCTAACTTTGGCTGATTTGCATCCAGAAGACTATCAAACTATTAAGCACCTCACTGATAATAACGTACCGGTGATCACCGTATTAATTTCCGGTCGACCATTGATAATTGAAAGTGAATTAAGTGCCTCGGCCGCATTTATAGCCGCTTGGCTTCCTGGCTCTGAAGGCCAAGGAGTTAGTGATGTGCTATTTGGCACACATGATTTTCAAGGAAAACTATCTTTTCCTTGGCCACAACGTGATGAAAATTTACCGACCTACAAATCGAATCAATATAGTCCATCAAATAAAATCAAGCCATTGTTCGAATATGGCTTTGGTTTGCAATATAAAAATTAA
- the bglX gene encoding beta-glucosidase BglX, whose protein sequence is MSAVSCAKSKQQHSANYDLVVSQLLAQMTISEKIGQMSQVNGAEGSIPDDFAAAIRDGKIGSVINEVDVTTVNELQRIATKESRLGIPLLIGRDVIHGFKTIFPIPLGQAASWSPDVIEQGARIAALEASTVGINWTFAPMIDISRDPRWGRIAESLGEDPYLCSTLGTAMVKGFQGNKLNELGSIASCAKHFAGYGASESGRDYHTVNIPENELRNVYLPPFKAAAEAGVATFMAAFSDLNGVPASGNKWLMNDILRDEWDYNGLLVSDWDSIKQLSTHGFTEDDKQAALMAIDAGIDMEMASPTYRDHSESLIAEGKIDIAHIDQMVARILTLKYQLGLFENPYTCAEQLPNIVNEQHLNSAKDAAIKSCVLLQNHNNTLPLSTANINSLAVIGPLADDGYEQLGTWVFDGEEQHSQTCLQAIKKHVGDDVLVNYAKALDNTRTDNIEQINDAVALAAKSDVAVLFVGEEAILSGEAHCRSNIDLPGKQQYLIDELAKTGTPIIAVIMAGRPLTLAKVIEKVDSILYAWHPGSMGGPAIADLLFGNAVPSGKLPVTFPRTVGQIPLYYAQKHGGRPVSDDSYVHMNDIPMRAPQTSLGMSASHLDTHFTPQFPFGFGLSYSKFSYTDLELSAAEINFNQTLTITCQLTNIGDVASDEIAQLYIRDLVGSVTRPVKELKRFKRVHLLAGESKQVSFELCAQDLTFYDRDMKLNAEPGKFQLWVGGDSNASLCADFHLLANN, encoded by the coding sequence ATGTCTGCTGTAAGTTGTGCAAAATCAAAACAACAACATAGCGCTAACTATGATTTAGTGGTTTCGCAGCTGTTAGCACAAATGACAATTAGTGAAAAAATCGGTCAAATGAGTCAAGTAAATGGCGCAGAAGGATCGATTCCTGACGACTTTGCTGCAGCAATACGTGATGGAAAAATAGGCTCTGTTATTAATGAAGTTGATGTAACTACCGTTAATGAACTACAACGAATTGCGACAAAAGAAAGCCGATTAGGCATCCCATTATTAATTGGCCGTGATGTTATACACGGTTTCAAAACCATATTTCCGATTCCACTTGGTCAAGCGGCAAGTTGGTCACCAGATGTCATAGAGCAAGGTGCAAGAATAGCGGCTTTAGAGGCGTCAACAGTTGGCATCAATTGGACATTCGCCCCCATGATAGACATCAGTCGTGACCCTCGTTGGGGACGCATCGCAGAAAGCCTTGGCGAGGACCCTTATCTTTGTTCTACTCTCGGCACTGCCATGGTCAAAGGCTTTCAAGGTAATAAACTAAACGAACTAGGCTCTATTGCTTCTTGTGCTAAACACTTTGCCGGTTACGGTGCTAGCGAAAGTGGCCGAGATTACCATACGGTGAACATTCCTGAAAATGAATTACGCAATGTTTACTTACCGCCATTTAAAGCTGCTGCTGAGGCTGGTGTAGCAACATTCATGGCTGCGTTTAGTGATCTAAATGGCGTCCCAGCTTCTGGTAACAAGTGGCTGATGAACGATATCTTACGTGATGAATGGGACTACAACGGACTATTAGTAAGTGATTGGGATTCAATCAAGCAACTTTCCACACATGGCTTTACCGAAGATGACAAGCAAGCGGCATTAATGGCCATCGATGCTGGCATTGATATGGAAATGGCAAGCCCTACCTATCGCGATCATAGTGAATCGTTAATTGCTGAAGGTAAAATTGATATTGCCCACATTGATCAAATGGTCGCCCGTATACTTACTTTGAAATACCAATTAGGTCTTTTTGAAAATCCTTATACTTGCGCTGAGCAATTGCCAAACATTGTTAATGAACAGCATTTGAACTCGGCTAAAGATGCGGCGATAAAAAGTTGTGTGCTTTTGCAAAATCACAATAACACCTTGCCATTATCGACAGCTAATATAAATTCATTGGCTGTTATTGGTCCACTTGCTGATGATGGTTATGAACAATTGGGCACTTGGGTTTTTGATGGTGAAGAGCAGCATAGCCAAACATGTTTGCAAGCGATTAAAAAACATGTCGGTGACGATGTTTTAGTGAACTATGCTAAAGCATTAGACAATACCAGAACAGACAATATAGAACAGATAAATGACGCCGTAGCATTAGCGGCAAAATCAGATGTAGCAGTGTTATTTGTCGGTGAAGAAGCCATTTTATCTGGCGAAGCGCATTGCCGCTCCAATATTGATTTACCCGGCAAGCAACAATACTTAATCGATGAACTTGCTAAAACAGGAACTCCTATTATCGCCGTGATCATGGCAGGACGACCGCTAACATTAGCCAAAGTAATCGAAAAAGTAGATAGCATACTTTATGCGTGGCACCCGGGTTCAATGGGCGGCCCGGCTATTGCTGACTTACTATTTGGCAACGCAGTACCAAGCGGTAAATTACCGGTTACGTTTCCAAGAACCGTCGGTCAAATTCCACTTTACTATGCACAAAAACATGGTGGTCGGCCAGTGAGCGACGATAGCTATGTGCATATGAATGATATTCCAATGCGCGCACCTCAAACGTCTCTTGGCATGTCAGCAAGTCACTTAGACACCCATTTCACACCGCAATTTCCATTTGGTTTTGGCTTGTCATACAGCAAGTTTAGTTATACCGATTTGGAGCTAAGTGCTGCTGAAATTAATTTCAATCAGACGTTAACAATTACCTGTCAATTAACCAATATTGGTGACGTCGCAAGTGATGAAATTGCACAACTCTATATACGCGATTTGGTTGGCAGCGTCACTAGACCTGTAAAAGAGCTAAAACGCTTTAAAAGAGTTCATTTATTAGCAGGCGAATCTAAGCAAGTGAGTTTTGAACTTTGTGCTCAAGACCTTACTTTTTACGATAGAGATATGAAATTAAATGCTGAGCCTGGCAAGTTTCAATTGTGGGTTGGCGGCGATAGTAATGCCTCTTTATGCGCTGACTTTCATTTGCTAGCGAATAACTAA
- a CDS encoding MFS transporter, producing MTTNTHYQTAPEDRISIVQKFIYGLGALTNNLLGAAIGTMLIVLNLGLGMNPALVGLLASLPRLTDAITDPLMGYISDRTKSRWGRRRPYIFGGAIVAGIIFTLLWQLPTGQSESFVFWYFLIGSVIFYLAYTVYATPWVALGYELTPDYHERTRVMAVQNFMGQFAWLIAPWFLWFMQSETFFDDMVSGAGWLALLIGIFTICVGILPAIFLTERNNNKQSTVANTTPNTEQKPAGIKDFFRGFAITLKFKPFLYLCAATFLVFNGFMLVSSFQTYVIIYYVFGGDQSLGAEYAGWSGTVSAIATFCVIFISSKLSTMYGKRKAFFITTGISILGFALKWFCYTPEQPLLMLIPPVLIAFGLGGLFTLMPSMVADVCDYDELKTNQRREGMFGSIYWWVVKLGMALALAAGGFLLNATGFDVALAEQQTEQAIFLMRLFDVVFPMLASALAIFLVMKYPIDEEFAHDVRTELEQRRGSN from the coding sequence ATGACAACCAACACCCATTATCAAACAGCGCCAGAAGACAGAATTTCGATCGTACAAAAGTTTATTTATGGTCTTGGAGCACTTACCAATAACCTTTTAGGCGCAGCAATTGGCACCATGTTAATCGTGTTAAATCTGGGCTTAGGTATGAATCCTGCGCTTGTTGGCTTGCTTGCATCATTACCCCGTTTAACCGACGCCATCACTGATCCTTTAATGGGCTATATTTCTGACCGTACAAAATCAAGATGGGGTCGACGCAGACCTTATATCTTTGGCGGCGCGATTGTCGCGGGGATCATTTTCACGTTGCTGTGGCAGCTGCCAACGGGTCAAAGTGAATCTTTTGTGTTTTGGTATTTTCTCATTGGCTCAGTGATTTTTTATCTTGCCTATACTGTCTACGCAACTCCTTGGGTTGCTCTAGGTTATGAACTAACACCTGATTACCATGAACGTACAAGAGTAATGGCAGTACAAAACTTCATGGGCCAATTTGCATGGTTAATCGCGCCTTGGTTCTTGTGGTTTATGCAGTCAGAAACATTCTTTGATGACATGGTTTCTGGTGCTGGTTGGTTAGCATTGTTAATTGGTATTTTCACTATCTGTGTTGGTATTTTACCGGCGATATTCTTAACTGAACGAAATAACAATAAACAATCGACAGTTGCCAACACCACACCGAATACCGAACAAAAACCAGCAGGCATTAAAGATTTTTTCCGTGGCTTTGCCATTACCTTGAAATTTAAACCATTCCTTTATTTATGTGCAGCAACCTTTTTGGTATTCAATGGTTTTATGTTGGTATCGTCTTTTCAAACTTACGTCATTATTTACTACGTGTTTGGTGGCGATCAGTCCCTCGGCGCTGAATATGCTGGTTGGTCTGGAACCGTATCGGCAATCGCAACATTTTGCGTAATATTTATCTCCAGTAAGCTTTCTACCATGTACGGTAAGCGCAAAGCATTCTTTATCACTACAGGCATTTCAATCCTTGGTTTTGCTCTCAAGTGGTTCTGTTACACCCCTGAACAACCGTTATTGATGTTGATTCCGCCAGTGCTAATTGCCTTTGGTTTAGGCGGTCTATTTACGTTAATGCCATCTATGGTTGCTGATGTTTGTGATTATGATGAATTGAAGACTAACCAACGCAGAGAAGGGATGTTCGGTTCGATTTACTGGTGGGTAGTTAAATTGGGTATGGCATTAGCGCTAGCCGCAGGTGGTTTCTTATTAAATGCTACAGGCTTTGATGTTGCTCTTGCGGAGCAGCAAACAGAACAAGCAATATTCTTAATGCGTTTATTTGACGTAGTGTTCCCAATGTTAGCTTCAGCACTGGCAATTTTCTTAGTTATGAAATACCCAATTGATGAAGAATTTGCTCACGATGTTCGAACTGAACTTGAACAACGTCGTGGCAGTAATTAA
- a CDS encoding CotH kinase family protein — MFRTAKNYKNKLSTLLITLILTLMLSACGGGNSKKDDVVEVEENVTETTQTASLQSFYFLRTHNPLLTTDIYVEINGNTLSARVNIDVPVDSLVATFKYEGAKVYVNNEEQQSDFTINDFTNTVTYTVETDNGTQKHYDVDLTVFTGLPIINIVTENYQPIDSKEDYVQGMVSVRAKDSENAMTDVEMKIRGRGNSTWFTHPKKPFQMKLEDKAEMMGMPKDKKWLFLAEYSDKTLLRNTIAFELGHISKLDWTPASTFAEVFLNGLYNGTYNITQKVEESDNRVALGDTGYLLEIDQFERLDDDDVYFYSHNFLLNIKEPELEFESDEFHYIKNLIRDFETALHSSSFSDVNNGYAKYIDIDSFIDWYLISEITKNVDSKFFSSIYLNVMPGETIKMGPLWDFDLAFGNTDYADSQYYYGFWVKEHTWFKRLFQDPAFVSKVQQRFAYFKDQQEYILNTIDEKANALNYAQQKNDNKWQTIGIYVWPNAVVLDTYQEEVDHMKNWYIDRMDWLDQAFNNL; from the coding sequence GTGTTTAGAACTGCAAAGAACTATAAAAATAAGCTGTCGACTTTGTTGATCACGTTAATACTTACGCTGATGTTAAGTGCGTGTGGCGGTGGTAACTCCAAAAAAGATGATGTGGTAGAAGTTGAAGAAAATGTTACTGAAACAACGCAGACAGCTAGTTTGCAGTCTTTTTATTTTCTAAGAACTCATAACCCGTTGCTAACAACAGATATTTACGTAGAAATTAACGGTAATACCTTATCGGCACGAGTGAATATTGATGTGCCAGTAGATAGTTTAGTGGCAACGTTTAAATACGAAGGCGCTAAAGTTTATGTGAATAATGAAGAACAACAGAGTGACTTCACTATCAACGACTTTACCAATACTGTGACCTATACCGTTGAAACAGATAACGGTACGCAAAAGCATTATGATGTTGACCTTACGGTTTTTACTGGTTTGCCGATCATTAATATTGTCACTGAAAATTATCAACCAATAGATTCCAAAGAAGATTACGTTCAAGGAATGGTATCGGTTCGAGCGAAAGATAGCGAAAATGCAATGACCGATGTCGAAATGAAGATTCGAGGTCGAGGTAATTCAACTTGGTTTACACATCCTAAAAAGCCATTTCAAATGAAGCTCGAAGATAAAGCTGAAATGATGGGCATGCCGAAAGACAAAAAATGGTTGTTTTTAGCGGAATACTCAGACAAAACGTTATTGCGTAATACCATTGCTTTTGAACTGGGTCATATCAGTAAATTAGATTGGACGCCGGCGAGTACATTTGCCGAAGTATTTTTAAATGGACTATACAACGGTACGTACAACATAACCCAAAAAGTAGAAGAGTCAGACAACAGAGTCGCGCTAGGTGACACTGGCTATTTACTTGAAATTGACCAGTTCGAAAGACTTGATGATGATGACGTTTATTTTTACAGTCATAACTTTTTGCTAAACATTAAAGAACCTGAATTAGAATTTGAAAGTGATGAGTTTCATTATATTAAAAACTTAATTAGGGATTTTGAAACAGCATTACATAGCTCATCATTTAGCGATGTTAATAATGGTTACGCGAAATATATCGATATTGATAGCTTTATTGATTGGTACTTGATCAGCGAAATTACCAAAAATGTAGATTCTAAGTTTTTCTCTAGTATTTACTTAAATGTCATGCCAGGTGAGACAATAAAAATGGGGCCGCTGTGGGACTTCGATTTAGCCTTTGGCAATACCGACTACGCTGACAGCCAATATTATTATGGCTTTTGGGTTAAAGAGCACACATGGTTTAAGCGCCTTTTCCAAGACCCTGCATTTGTAAGCAAAGTACAGCAACGATTTGCGTACTTTAAAGACCAGCAAGAATACATACTTAATACCATCGACGAAAAAGCTAACGCATTAAATTATGCCCAGCAAAAGAATGATAATAAATGGCAAACAATTGGTATTTATGTTTGGCCAAATGCAGTTGTTCTTGATACCTACCAAGAAGAAGTCGATCATATGAAAAACTGGTATATCGATAGAATGGACTGGTTAGATCAAGCATTTAATAATTTATAA
- a CDS encoding alpha/beta hydrolase, with product MKSLSYIFIFLFINSIQLVKAQDRNTFEIPRSNVIEIQDPDSGRVYPLFIKLPRSYNNREDKSYPVIYLTDAWYSFQIVSGATRFPMNTGKMKEAIIVGISNSKGSKGPSSRIRDYTHTEDSSWKFQTGKAKEHISFIEKSVFPFIEKNYRVNESRTFVGNSLGGLLGAYVLFTKPDMFNNYVLGSPSVWFKDNDILKIKTDPNLNKHKVFIAVGANETIQLDSSKHDMVKGAKELELKLSGESFPNTKVKLITIQGANHETAFPTTAIQGLYWLFKE from the coding sequence GTGAAATCTCTATCTTATATTTTCATATTTCTTTTCATTAATTCGATTCAATTAGTCAAAGCTCAAGATAGAAATACCTTTGAGATTCCGCGAAGTAATGTTATCGAGATTCAAGATCCTGATTCAGGAAGGGTTTACCCTCTTTTTATAAAATTACCACGCTCATATAACAACCGAGAAGATAAGTCATATCCTGTTATCTACTTAACCGACGCATGGTATAGTTTCCAAATTGTATCTGGCGCTACTAGATTTCCAATGAATACAGGAAAAATGAAAGAGGCTATAATTGTCGGGATTTCAAACTCAAAAGGATCTAAAGGCCCCTCTAGTCGGATTCGTGATTATACTCATACTGAAGATTCAAGCTGGAAGTTTCAAACAGGAAAAGCGAAAGAACATATTAGTTTTATTGAAAAGTCAGTTTTCCCTTTCATTGAAAAAAACTACAGAGTAAATGAATCTAGGACTTTTGTTGGTAATTCACTTGGTGGACTACTTGGGGCATACGTATTGTTTACTAAACCTGATATGTTTAATAATTATGTCTTAGGCAGCCCATCTGTTTGGTTTAAAGATAATGATATTCTTAAAATTAAAACAGATCCTAATTTAAATAAGCATAAGGTGTTTATTGCTGTTGGTGCTAATGAGACAATTCAACTGGATTCGTCAAAACACGACATGGTTAAAGGTGCAAAGGAACTTGAGTTAAAGCTATCAGGTGAGTCATTCCCTAATACAAAAGTAAAGCTAATAACTATTCAAGGCGCAAACCATGAAACTGCGTTCCCAACTACTGCAATTCAAGGGTTGTATTGGCTGTTCAAAGAATAG
- a CDS encoding ribbon-helix-helix domain-containing protein: MSNLSKRSTVYFEPDIHQALKIRAASSDLSVSELIDEAVRLLMREDQEDLAAISNRVAEPEISYEDLLNDLKSHGKI, translated from the coding sequence ATGAGTAATTTATCAAAGCGTTCTACCGTTTATTTTGAACCAGATATACATCAAGCATTAAAAATCAGAGCTGCTTCGTCTGATCTCTCAGTTTCTGAGCTTATTGATGAAGCTGTTCGTTTATTAATGCGCGAAGACCAAGAAGATTTAGCAGCGATCTCCAACAGGGTTGCGGAACCTGAAATATCTTATGAAGACTTATTAAATGATCTGAAGTCACATGGCAAAATATAA
- a CDS encoding type II toxin-antitoxin system RelE family toxin: MAKYKITFKKSVSKDLRNIPNQDVKKILSKIEVIAENPRADGCIKLSGQENYRVRQGLYRIVYEIRDEVVVVNVIKVAHRSNVYKNN; the protein is encoded by the coding sequence ATGGCAAAATATAAAATAACTTTCAAAAAATCAGTTTCAAAAGATCTTCGCAATATCCCCAATCAGGATGTAAAAAAAATCTTGAGTAAGATCGAGGTTATTGCTGAAAACCCTAGAGCAGATGGGTGTATAAAGCTTTCTGGTCAAGAAAATTATAGAGTTAGACAAGGTCTTTATAGAATAGTCTACGAAATAAGGGATGAAGTCGTAGTCGTGAATGTAATAAAAGTCGCGCATCGATCAAATGTTTATAAGAACAACTAA
- a CDS encoding IS110 family transposase — MKAHTNQNINVGVDTGKYQLDIYIRPLDIYFTVANDKKGIKEAVKIIKKHKPERIVIEATGRLEMPFIIACANAGLPFTIANPIHIKRFAGAIGQRAKTDKLDAQLIAHYSEAIKPSLSKLKPDTMQAMSDLVTRRNQLLNMQTMEKNRLQIMPKELAMTIKPVLTLFKNQIIKIEEKIVKLIESCPEYQAKNMILQSMTGIGKIAAASIISNLPELGYINSKQASALIGVAPMNRESGRYKGHRKIQGGRPQVRTVLYMAMMSAMQSNPVFKATYQRLLEAGKPKKVAIIACIRKMIVILNSMLRDGVMWEAPKV; from the coding sequence ATGAAAGCACATACAAATCAAAACATTAACGTTGGTGTTGATACAGGAAAATATCAGCTCGACATTTATATTCGTCCATTGGACATTTATTTCACCGTAGCAAACGATAAAAAAGGCATTAAGGAAGCCGTTAAAATCATCAAAAAGCACAAACCTGAACGTATTGTTATTGAAGCAACTGGACGGCTTGAAATGCCATTTATCATCGCCTGTGCTAACGCAGGTTTACCATTCACTATCGCAAACCCTATCCATATAAAAAGGTTTGCAGGTGCCATTGGTCAGCGCGCTAAAACAGATAAACTTGATGCACAATTAATTGCCCACTATAGCGAAGCAATTAAACCATCATTGTCCAAACTTAAACCAGACACCATGCAAGCTATGAGCGATTTAGTCACCCGCCGTAACCAATTATTAAATATGCAAACCATGGAAAAGAATCGACTACAAATTATGCCCAAAGAATTGGCTATGACAATCAAACCAGTGCTTACTTTATTCAAAAATCAGATAATAAAAATTGAAGAAAAAATCGTTAAACTCATTGAAAGTTGCCCAGAATATCAAGCGAAAAATATGATACTTCAAAGCATGACAGGCATTGGCAAAATTGCAGCGGCATCAATCATCAGTAATTTGCCTGAATTAGGCTATATCAACAGTAAGCAAGCTAGCGCATTAATTGGTGTTGCGCCTATGAACCGAGAAAGTGGTCGGTATAAGGGACATCGAAAAATACAAGGAGGCCGCCCTCAAGTGCGAACAGTTTTATACATGGCAATGATGTCTGCAATGCAATCAAATCCAGTTTTTAAAGCAACATATCAGCGATTATTAGAGGCAGGAAAACCTAAAAAAGTCGCTATTATTGCCTGCATTAGGAAGATGATTGTGATCTTAAATTCAATGCTTAGAGATGGTGTTATGTGGGAGGCGCCAAAAGTATGA